The following proteins are encoded in a genomic region of Mycolicibacterium rutilum:
- a CDS encoding RecQ family ATP-dependent DNA helicase, whose amino-acid sequence MMTRDDAQQILEQLAGPQAVLRDDQWAAIEALVVHRRRALVVQRTGWGKSAVYFIAAKLLRAAGHGPTVIVSPLLALMRNQVAAADRAGVHAATINSSNVADWDGIQDRVRRGELDVLLVSPERLNNPDFRDAVLPALAHDAGLVVVDEAHCVSDWGHDFRPDYRRIRTLIGELGAGIPVLATTATANDRVVADVAAQLGVGGGDTMVLRGGLDRESLRLSVVRAGNPAQRAAWLAAHIDSLPGSGIVYTLTVAQAHDIAALLREQGHPVAAYTGSTEAAEREQLEADLLANRVKALIATSALGMGFDKPDLGFVVHLGAPSSPIAYYQQVGRAGRSTASAEVILLPGHEDQDVWRYFSSVAFPSEAMVRNVIRELDPERPQSTAALEPLVDLNRTRLEMVLKVLDVDGAVRRVKGGWIGTGQEWTYDEQRYRTLDEARKREQQAMLDYQDTDGCRMAFLRRQLDDPDLTEGERCGRCDNCAGSRYDGAVDAAAVADTRSRLMRPGVEITPRKQWPSGLATLGLDLRGRIADGPQPGRVIGRLTDLGWGARLRRLLDEPDAEVPDDVVDAAVQVLASWDWVVRPAAVLAMDSATHPVLIGSLARSLARLGRLTDLGALRYAPTRRPVTAANSAYRVAALHGAWEAPDLPAVPGPVLLVDDFTDSGWTLTMASRVVRDAGVADVLPFAIAAVS is encoded by the coding sequence ATGATGACCCGCGACGACGCGCAGCAGATCCTCGAGCAGCTGGCAGGCCCGCAGGCCGTGTTGCGCGACGACCAGTGGGCCGCCATCGAGGCGCTGGTCGTGCACCGCCGTCGGGCGTTGGTCGTGCAACGCACCGGCTGGGGCAAGTCCGCGGTGTACTTCATCGCCGCCAAGCTGTTGCGCGCCGCCGGGCACGGGCCGACGGTGATCGTCTCGCCGCTGCTGGCGCTCATGCGCAACCAGGTCGCGGCCGCCGACCGGGCGGGGGTGCACGCGGCGACCATCAACTCGAGCAACGTCGCGGACTGGGACGGCATTCAGGACCGCGTGCGGCGCGGGGAGCTCGACGTTCTGCTGGTCAGCCCAGAACGGTTGAACAATCCCGACTTTCGCGACGCGGTGCTGCCCGCGCTGGCCCACGACGCCGGGCTGGTCGTGGTGGACGAGGCGCATTGCGTCTCGGACTGGGGCCACGACTTCCGACCGGATTACCGGCGCATCCGCACCCTGATCGGCGAGCTCGGCGCCGGCATCCCGGTGCTGGCCACCACGGCGACCGCCAACGACCGGGTGGTCGCCGATGTGGCCGCGCAGCTCGGCGTCGGCGGTGGTGACACGATGGTGCTGCGCGGCGGGCTGGACCGCGAATCCCTGCGGCTGTCGGTGGTCCGAGCGGGCAACCCGGCACAACGCGCGGCTTGGCTTGCCGCACATATTGATTCGCTGCCCGGGTCGGGCATCGTCTACACGCTGACCGTCGCGCAGGCACACGACATCGCCGCGCTGCTGCGCGAGCAGGGACACCCGGTCGCGGCCTACACCGGTTCGACCGAAGCCGCTGAACGCGAGCAACTCGAGGCCGACCTGCTGGCCAACCGGGTCAAGGCGCTGATCGCGACGTCGGCGCTCGGCATGGGTTTCGACAAACCCGACCTCGGGTTCGTCGTGCACCTGGGCGCCCCGTCCTCGCCGATCGCCTACTACCAGCAGGTCGGCCGCGCGGGCCGCTCGACGGCCAGCGCCGAGGTGATCCTGCTGCCCGGCCACGAGGACCAGGACGTCTGGCGGTACTTCTCCTCGGTCGCCTTCCCCTCTGAAGCCATGGTGCGCAACGTTATTCGAGAGTTGGATCCCGAACGCCCGCAGTCGACGGCCGCGCTCGAGCCGCTCGTCGACCTGAACCGGACCCGGCTGGAGATGGTGCTCAAGGTGCTCGACGTCGACGGCGCCGTGCGGCGGGTGAAGGGCGGCTGGATCGGCACCGGGCAGGAGTGGACCTACGACGAGCAGCGCTACCGCACGCTCGACGAGGCCCGCAAGCGCGAGCAGCAGGCGATGCTCGACTATCAGGACACCGACGGCTGCCGAATGGCCTTCCTGCGCAGGCAACTCGACGATCCCGACCTGACCGAGGGGGAGCGGTGCGGCCGGTGCGACAACTGCGCCGGATCGCGCTACGACGGCGCCGTCGACGCCGCGGCGGTGGCCGACACCAGATCCCGGCTCATGCGACCCGGCGTCGAGATCACCCCGCGCAAGCAGTGGCCGTCGGGGCTGGCCACACTCGGACTCGACCTGCGAGGCCGCATCGCCGACGGTCCGCAACCCGGCCGGGTGATCGGGCGGCTCACCGACCTCGGCTGGGGCGCGCGACTGCGCCGACTGCTCGACGAACCGGACGCCGAGGTGCCCGACGACGTCGTCGACGCCGCGGTGCAGGTGCTGGCGTCGTGGGACTGGGTGGTCCGGCCGGCCGCGGTGCTCGCCATGGACTCCGCCACCCACCCCGTCCTGATCGGCTCGCTGGCCCGCTCGCTCGCCCGCCTCGGCCGGCTCACCGATCTCGGTGCGCTGCGCTACGCGCCGACCCGACGGCCGGTGACAGCGGCGAACTCGGCGTACCGGGTCGCCGCGCTGCACGGCGCGTGGGAGGCCCCGGATCTGCCCGCGGTCCCGGGCCCGGTGCTGCTGGTCGACGACTTCACCGACAGCGGGTGGACGCTGACCATGGCTTCCCGTGTGGTGCGCGATGCCGGAGTGGCCGATGTGCTGCCGTTCGCCATCGCGGCGGTCAGCTGA
- a CDS encoding hemophore-related protein, translating into MKMSATTVRRGLYGMFAGGLLAFGSAAIVTPVVNAQPAPSQDTSCSVSAIATTSSTVSASTSSYLASNPEANEALTQIATQPQEQATEAFRAYFAQNPQVESELKAINQPVTEISSQCGVELTPTPISAALTDA; encoded by the coding sequence ATGAAGATGTCCGCAACGACCGTGCGACGCGGCCTGTACGGCATGTTCGCCGGCGGCCTTCTTGCTTTCGGCTCCGCCGCGATCGTCACGCCGGTCGTCAACGCCCAGCCGGCGCCGTCGCAGGACACCTCGTGCAGTGTGAGCGCGATCGCGACCACCTCGAGCACGGTGTCGGCGTCCACCAGCAGCTATCTGGCCTCCAACCCGGAAGCCAACGAGGCGTTGACGCAGATCGCGACACAGCCCCAGGAGCAGGCCACCGAGGCGTTCCGCGCCTACTTTGCGCAGAACCCGCAGGTCGAGTCCGAGCTCAAGGCGATCAACCAGCCGGTGACGGAGATCTCGAGCCAGTGCGGCGTCGAGCTGACCCCGACACCGATCTCCGCTGCGTTGACTGACGCGTAA
- a CDS encoding IclR family transcriptional regulator produces MPPTEPSGRASPPTERVVRILDFLAGNPGQRFGVSELARRIGLSKPTCLGIVTSLSEAGYLVRDPSDKTYRLGPSLITLGHRAQESMRVSPAAREHLRRLSSRFGVTAALSGVIDDRITVLDLVAPPGARPGVEVGQSYPFAPPVGLMFVLWDDEAERDWLAKEPTLPLRTNTERLNRVIAACRADGYLVERLTPGGRRLYSLMAGMSTDLPDELRALLGELVSDIGERVYVRDENAGGRRRHDISVISAPVFDHYRRQVMVASLHIGKSLTDNEITERAQALVATADAVTGQLGGAKP; encoded by the coding sequence GTGCCGCCCACTGAGCCGTCGGGTCGGGCTTCGCCGCCCACCGAGCGCGTCGTGCGCATCCTGGACTTCCTGGCGGGAAACCCGGGCCAGCGCTTCGGCGTCTCAGAACTGGCCCGCCGCATCGGACTGAGCAAGCCGACCTGCCTGGGCATCGTCACCTCGCTGAGCGAGGCGGGCTACCTGGTGCGCGATCCGTCCGACAAGACCTATCGGCTCGGTCCGTCCTTGATCACGCTCGGACACCGGGCCCAGGAGTCGATGCGGGTCAGCCCGGCCGCCCGCGAGCACCTGCGCCGGTTGTCGTCGCGCTTCGGTGTCACCGCGGCGCTGTCCGGGGTGATCGACGACCGGATCACCGTGCTCGACCTCGTGGCACCACCCGGCGCCCGCCCGGGCGTGGAGGTCGGTCAGAGCTACCCGTTCGCGCCGCCGGTCGGGCTGATGTTCGTGCTGTGGGACGACGAAGCCGAGCGCGACTGGTTGGCCAAGGAGCCGACGCTGCCGCTGCGCACCAACACCGAGCGGCTGAACCGGGTGATCGCGGCATGCCGCGCCGACGGATACCTGGTCGAACGCCTCACTCCGGGTGGACGGCGGCTGTACTCGCTGATGGCGGGCATGTCGACCGATCTGCCCGACGAACTCCGCGCGCTGCTCGGCGAACTGGTCTCCGACATCGGTGAGCGGGTCTATGTGCGCGACGAAAACGCCGGTGGCCGACGGCGTCACGACATCAGCGTCATCTCCGCGCCGGTCTTCGACCACTACCGACGCCAGGTGATGGTCGCCTCGCTGCACATCGGGAAGTCGTTGACCGACAACGAGATCACCGAACGAGCCCAGGCGCTGGTGGCGACCGCCGACGCGGTCACCGGGCAACTCGGCGGGGCCAAGCCCTGA
- a CDS encoding SDR family oxidoreductase, which yields MGLLQDKVIVISGVGPALGTTLARRCAEEGADLVLAARTVERLEDVAKQVTDLGRRALSVGTDITDEAQVANLVDEAMTAYGKVDVLINNAFRVPSMKPFANTTFEHMRDAIELTVFGALRLIQGFTPALAEAKGSVVNVNSMVVRHSQAKYGAYKMAKSALLAMSQTLATELGDQGIRVNSVLPGYIWGGTLKSYFEHQAGKYGTSVDDIYNAAAAGSDLKRLPTEDEVASAILFMASDLSSGITGQALDVNCGEFKA from the coding sequence ATGGGACTGCTCCAGGACAAGGTCATCGTCATCAGCGGGGTCGGTCCCGCGCTGGGCACCACGCTCGCGCGGCGGTGCGCCGAAGAGGGCGCGGACCTGGTGCTCGCCGCGCGGACCGTCGAGCGGCTCGAGGACGTCGCCAAGCAGGTCACCGATCTGGGCAGGCGGGCGCTGTCGGTGGGCACCGACATCACCGACGAAGCGCAGGTCGCCAACCTCGTCGACGAGGCGATGACGGCATACGGCAAGGTCGACGTGCTGATCAACAACGCGTTCCGGGTGCCGTCGATGAAACCGTTCGCCAACACCACGTTCGAGCACATGCGCGACGCGATCGAGTTGACGGTGTTCGGGGCGCTGCGGCTGATCCAGGGGTTCACGCCGGCGCTGGCCGAGGCGAAGGGATCCGTCGTCAACGTGAACTCCATGGTGGTGCGCCACTCGCAGGCCAAGTACGGCGCCTACAAGATGGCCAAGTCGGCGCTGCTGGCGATGTCGCAGACACTCGCCACCGAACTCGGCGATCAAGGCATCCGCGTGAATTCGGTTCTGCCGGGCTATATCTGGGGCGGCACCCTGAAGAGCTACTTCGAACACCAGGCCGGCAAGTACGGCACCAGCGTCGACGACATCTACAACGCGGCGGCCGCGGGCTCGGACCTCAAGCGGCTGCCCACCGAGGACGAGGTGGCCTCGGCGATCCTGTTCATGGCCAGCGACCTGTCCAGCGGCATCACCGGGCAGGCGTTGGACGTCAACTGCGGGGAGTTCAAGGCATGA
- a CDS encoding sulfotransferase family protein, which translates to MRTDVGTVEDLHASATKACGLDDFGSDDDNYREALGVLLESYRRDADLTEFGSKMQRFFVRNALVARLVSEAAWKQHPQHADVAIEKPIFVTGLPRTGTTAIHRLLAADPRHQGLELWLAEFPQPRPPRETWPDNPVFAQLDAQFSKAHAENPDYTGLHYMTADEVEECWQLLRQSLHSVSYETLAHIPTYSQWLAKQDWTKPYQRHRKNLQLIGLNEPEKRWVLKNPSHLFALDALFNTYPDALVIQCHRPAETIMASMCSLAQHTTEGWSNTFVGDVIGQDSLETWSRGLELFNAERAKHNPAQFYDLDYFALIKDPIGVVEDVYQSFGIEFTDAAREAMTATHEASKQGPRAPKHTYSLADYGLTGEQVKERFRGL; encoded by the coding sequence ATGAGAACCGATGTCGGCACCGTCGAGGATCTGCACGCCTCGGCGACCAAGGCGTGCGGTCTCGACGACTTCGGCAGCGACGACGACAACTACCGCGAGGCGCTCGGCGTGCTGCTCGAGTCCTACCGCCGCGACGCCGATCTCACCGAGTTCGGCAGCAAGATGCAGCGGTTCTTCGTGCGCAACGCGCTGGTTGCCCGGCTGGTGAGCGAGGCAGCCTGGAAGCAGCACCCGCAGCACGCCGACGTCGCGATCGAGAAGCCGATCTTCGTGACAGGTCTGCCCCGCACGGGTACCACCGCGATCCACCGGCTGCTGGCCGCCGATCCGCGCCACCAAGGCCTCGAGCTCTGGCTCGCGGAGTTCCCGCAGCCCCGTCCGCCCCGCGAAACCTGGCCCGACAACCCGGTTTTCGCCCAGCTCGACGCCCAGTTCAGCAAGGCGCACGCAGAGAACCCGGACTACACAGGCCTGCACTACATGACCGCCGACGAGGTCGAGGAATGCTGGCAGCTGCTGCGCCAGTCGCTGCACTCGGTGTCCTACGAGACGCTGGCCCACATTCCGACGTACTCGCAGTGGCTGGCCAAGCAGGACTGGACGAAGCCGTATCAGCGGCATCGCAAGAACCTGCAGCTGATCGGGCTCAACGAACCCGAGAAGCGGTGGGTGCTGAAGAACCCCAGCCATCTGTTCGCGCTCGACGCGCTGTTCAACACCTACCCCGACGCGCTGGTGATCCAGTGCCACCGGCCGGCGGAGACGATCATGGCGTCCATGTGCTCGCTCGCCCAGCACACCACCGAGGGCTGGTCGAACACCTTCGTCGGCGACGTGATCGGTCAAGACTCGCTGGAGACCTGGTCGCGCGGGCTCGAACTGTTCAATGCCGAACGCGCCAAACACAATCCGGCCCAGTTCTACGATCTGGACTACTTCGCGCTGATCAAGGATCCGATCGGCGTCGTCGAGGACGTCTACCAGTCCTTCGGCATCGAGTTCACCGACGCCGCCCGCGAGGCGATGACCGCCACGCACGAGGCCAGCAAGCAGGGCCCGCGGGCACCCAAGCACACCTACTCGCTGGCCGACTACGGCCTGACCGGCGAGCAGGTCAAGGAGCGCTTCCGCGGGCTGTGA
- a CDS encoding sensor domain-containing protein, translating into MRRFLVTLCLLAMSAAGCTRVVDAPTPQAEPPVAPITTGQIGDLLSPKVDKTDGNLFVTVEPDDCAGVAREADPPFIADLNPAAYDGGHWMTDFDGREVYVEEMVGVYRSDYNAKDALAQAQRTIEACRGRTIWVTSMAEREYAFELHAPVESGSPEILLWSFSSQDWACDSAFVAAYNAAIEISTCGRANGYDVRTLAEDALERIKTLANTTA; encoded by the coding sequence ATGCGCCGTTTTCTGGTCACTTTGTGTCTGCTCGCGATGAGTGCCGCGGGCTGCACCCGCGTGGTGGACGCCCCCACACCGCAGGCCGAGCCGCCGGTCGCGCCGATCACCACCGGACAGATCGGTGACCTGCTGAGCCCGAAGGTGGACAAGACCGACGGCAACCTGTTCGTCACCGTCGAACCCGACGACTGCGCCGGTGTCGCCCGCGAGGCCGACCCGCCGTTCATCGCCGACTTGAACCCCGCGGCCTACGACGGTGGTCACTGGATGACCGACTTCGACGGCCGCGAGGTCTACGTCGAGGAGATGGTCGGCGTCTACCGCTCCGACTACAACGCCAAAGATGCTCTGGCACAGGCGCAGCGCACGATCGAGGCGTGTCGCGGCCGGACCATCTGGGTCACCAGCATGGCCGAACGCGAGTACGCCTTCGAGCTGCACGCGCCCGTCGAATCCGGTTCGCCCGAAATCCTGCTGTGGTCGTTCAGCAGCCAGGACTGGGCGTGCGACAGCGCGTTCGTCGCCGCATACAACGCGGCCATCGAGATCTCGACGTGCGGGCGCGCCAACGGCTACGACGTGCGGACGCTGGCCGAGGACGCACTCGAACGTATCAAGACGCTGGCCAACACCACCGCCTGA
- a CDS encoding Rieske 2Fe-2S domain-containing protein, with amino-acid sequence MTTDTAGIREIDTGALPDRYARGWHCLGPVQNFLDGKPHGIEIFGTMLVVFADSKGDVKVLDGYCRHMGGNLAQGTIKGDEVACPFHDWRWGGDGKCKLVPYAKRTPRLARTRAWETDVRGGLLFVWHDHEGNPPQPEVRIPEIPEVESDDWTDWKWNSILIENANCREIIDNVTDMAHFFYIHYGLPTYFKNVFEGHIASQYLHNVGRADVNDMGTTYGEAHLDSEASYFGPSFMINWLHNNYGGYKAESILINCHYPVTQNSFVLQWGVIVEKPKGLDEKTTERLADVFTEGVSKGFLQDVEIWKHKTRIDNPLLVEEDGAVYQMRRWYQQFYVDVADVTPEMTDRFEIEVDTTAANEKWNVEVQENLKRQEAEADEKETAEQPS; translated from the coding sequence GTGACTACCGATACAGCCGGGATTCGCGAGATCGACACCGGCGCGCTGCCGGACCGGTACGCCCGGGGCTGGCACTGCCTCGGCCCCGTGCAGAACTTCCTGGACGGCAAGCCGCACGGCATCGAGATCTTCGGCACCATGCTGGTCGTGTTCGCCGACTCCAAGGGCGACGTGAAGGTCCTCGACGGCTACTGCCGGCACATGGGCGGCAACCTGGCGCAGGGCACGATCAAGGGCGACGAGGTCGCCTGCCCGTTCCACGACTGGCGCTGGGGCGGCGACGGCAAGTGCAAGCTGGTGCCCTACGCCAAGCGCACCCCGCGACTGGCCCGCACCCGCGCCTGGGAGACCGACGTGCGCGGCGGCCTGCTGTTCGTCTGGCACGACCACGAGGGCAACCCGCCGCAGCCCGAGGTGCGCATCCCCGAGATTCCCGAGGTCGAAAGCGACGACTGGACCGACTGGAAGTGGAACTCGATCCTGATCGAGAACGCCAACTGCCGGGAGATCATCGACAACGTCACCGACATGGCGCACTTCTTCTACATCCACTACGGGCTGCCGACGTACTTCAAGAACGTCTTCGAAGGACACATCGCGTCGCAGTACCTGCACAACGTCGGCAGGGCCGACGTCAACGACATGGGCACGACTTACGGTGAGGCGCACCTGGATTCGGAGGCGTCGTACTTCGGCCCGTCGTTCATGATCAACTGGCTGCACAACAACTACGGCGGTTACAAGGCCGAGTCGATCCTGATCAACTGCCACTATCCCGTCACGCAGAACTCGTTCGTGCTGCAGTGGGGCGTCATCGTCGAGAAGCCCAAGGGCCTCGACGAGAAGACCACCGAACGGCTGGCCGACGTGTTCACCGAGGGTGTCAGCAAGGGCTTCCTGCAGGACGTCGAGATCTGGAAGCACAAGACCCGCATCGACAATCCGCTGCTGGTCGAGGAAGACGGCGCGGTGTACCAGATGCGCCGGTGGTATCAGCAGTTCTATGTCGACGTCGCCGATGTCACGCCCGAGATGACCGACCGCTTCGAGATCGAGGTCGACACCACGGCGGCCAACGAGAAGTGGAACGTCGAGGTGCAGGAGAACCTCAAGCGGCAGGAAGCCGAAGCCGACGAGAAAGAGACGGCCGAGCAGCCCTCCTGA
- a CDS encoding gamma carbonic anhydrase family protein — translation MPLYSFEGRAPSIDPTAFVAPTATLVGDVHVEAGASVWFNAVLRADFAPIVVREGANVQDCCVLHAPPGIPVDVGPGATIAHGCVVHGVHIGAAAVLANHCTVLDGAVIGRRSLIAAHSLVVGGTKIPDEVLVTGAPAKVRGPIAGTGAEMWVNTNPAAYQELARRYTAGLQEVEE, via the coding sequence ATGCCGTTGTACTCCTTCGAGGGCCGCGCACCGTCCATCGATCCGACCGCGTTCGTCGCCCCGACGGCGACGCTGGTCGGCGATGTCCACGTGGAGGCCGGCGCCTCGGTGTGGTTCAACGCGGTGCTGCGCGCCGACTTCGCCCCGATCGTGGTCCGCGAGGGCGCCAACGTCCAGGACTGCTGTGTGCTGCACGCCCCGCCGGGCATACCGGTGGACGTGGGTCCCGGCGCCACCATTGCGCACGGGTGCGTCGTGCACGGGGTGCACATCGGTGCGGCCGCGGTGCTGGCCAACCACTGCACGGTGCTCGACGGCGCGGTCATCGGCAGGCGCAGCCTGATCGCGGCGCATTCGCTGGTCGTCGGTGGCACCAAGATTCCCGACGAGGTGCTGGTCACCGGTGCGCCGGCGAAGGTCCGCGGCCCGATCGCCGGGACGGGCGCCGAGATGTGGGTGAACACCAACCCCGCCGCCTACCAGGAACTTGCCCGCCGCTACACGGCCGGGCTACAAGAGGTCGAGGAGTAA
- a CDS encoding MOSC domain-containing protein, protein MTIGRVAELWRYPVKSLGGERVEHVDVGPRGILGDRLWAVRDLERDVTASARRIPALLGASARYVGPVGADAGPGNAPEVAITFPDGSTVFSGDPAVDAKLSELAGRAVRLTALPPADDTSLHRLSKHERDNASIAALRTDLGVDAHEKMPDVSMFRIADLAMFARFSTPPGMFVDLAPVHVLTQTSLATIGAEIGADVDVRRFRPNILLALDDPAADLPETHWTGGHLMLGGAVLEVTMPTIRCVVPSRAQPGFEVDRRITKAVANRGERCLGSYCWVDTAGTVRTGDAVSLRPAAAPKRVLGDAARRAKRFTLGLATAAADRLTR, encoded by the coding sequence ATGACAATCGGCCGAGTCGCCGAACTGTGGCGTTATCCGGTCAAATCGCTGGGCGGCGAACGCGTCGAGCACGTCGACGTCGGCCCGCGGGGAATCCTCGGTGATCGGCTGTGGGCGGTGCGCGACCTCGAACGCGACGTGACCGCGTCGGCGCGCCGGATCCCGGCCCTGCTCGGCGCGTCCGCGCGCTACGTCGGCCCGGTCGGGGCGGACGCCGGCCCGGGCAACGCGCCCGAGGTGGCGATCACCTTCCCCGACGGCAGCACGGTGTTCAGCGGTGATCCCGCGGTGGACGCCAAGCTCTCTGAACTGGCCGGCCGCGCGGTGCGCCTGACGGCGCTGCCGCCGGCCGACGACACCAGCCTGCACCGGCTGAGCAAGCACGAGCGCGACAACGCGTCGATCGCCGCGCTGCGTACCGATCTCGGCGTCGACGCGCACGAGAAGATGCCCGACGTGTCGATGTTCCGGATCGCCGACCTCGCGATGTTCGCCCGGTTCTCCACGCCGCCGGGCATGTTCGTCGACTTGGCGCCGGTGCACGTGCTCACCCAGACCAGCCTGGCCACCATCGGCGCGGAGATCGGCGCCGACGTCGACGTGCGCAGGTTCCGGCCCAACATCCTGCTCGCCCTCGACGACCCGGCCGCCGACCTGCCCGAAACGCACTGGACCGGTGGACATCTCATGCTCGGCGGGGCGGTGCTCGAGGTGACGATGCCGACGATCCGCTGCGTGGTACCCAGTCGGGCTCAGCCGGGCTTCGAGGTCGACCGCCGGATCACCAAGGCGGTGGCCAACCGCGGCGAACGCTGCCTGGGCAGCTACTGCTGGGTCGACACCGCGGGCACCGTGCGAACCGGCGACGCCGTTTCGCTGCGTCCGGCCGCGGCGCCCAAACGTGTCCTGGGCGACGCCGCCAGGCGCGCCAAACGCTTCACGCTCGGGCTGGCCACCGCGGCCGCGGACCGGTTGACCCGCTAG